ATCGAACAGCTGCTTGATCTTTTTCAGAAACCTAAATAATACATAGAAAAACATTCAAGCTTTCTATTTGAATGTAAGAgcatataaaacaaacaaaggcgAAATACATACCAACACTGCATCACCATGTACGGTGATCCTCAAACCGGTCCTATCTTCAGGGTCTCTAGCAATTAGCAGTGAGCATTTTGGATTAGCTAAAAGATCCTGCAAACGGCAGAATGAATTATAAGGCCGCTCAAAGTCTTCCAAATTGCAGCAAAACAGAGATGAATTATCATAAGTCCTTGAATAAACAACAAACCTTTGTATGAACTGCCAAGCTACTAACTGCCAGAATTGGTGAACCATCAGCATCACATGCAAAATCAACCATTGACCCTGAAGGATAACCCTCATACTTCTGCACCACATCAAAATTACGGTAAATGAGATAGAATGATGGTAGCTTTTGAAATTACAATGTGTGACATAGTGAACAACAATAATCAGAATCCTAGGACTTGGGTACACACTAtattcaaagaagaaaaacttaattgcTCTCACCTGAGAAAAAGTGGAAAGCATACCGCAAAGGCTACCATTAAGCACAGTTCGGATTTCTTCGACTGGGGAAAGACGAGCAGCCTTCTCCTGAAAATTAGACGACCACACATATCAATACTTTAAAACTCATACACATCACACTCAGAACATGAATGAATGATTATCAAATCATAAAGATGAATATGTTAAGATAGCATGGTTACAAAAATTGGCACATTAGTTACCTCGTGAGCTTGAATCAATTTAAAAACATCTGTCTCACTGTCAACACTCCCGGAAGACACAGCCTGATTAGTAGAGCAGAAGTATATGACACAAAGTTAGAAGTTTTCAACAGTTGAACTCAAACTCTCAATATAACTAACaaatatgacaaacaaaatcaaaatgatAACACGAAATCAGAGGACAACAAAGGATCACTGACGAACATAACTTTCCCCTTTTCAATCTAATACATAGCATCCTCGTAGAGCTTATATGCACAAAAGTCTGccattttgaataaaaagattcgaccttttctttctctaatgACAGAAACAACTCAACAAGTCGGCGCCAACATTAGAGATCAAGGAGCCACACCCACTACAATCCAAAATCAGATTCATTAATAAAACTTGAATCCTCCAGATAGATACCTGAGAAGAAGACTGAGCTGCTGAGGCCATGGCGAGAGGAGGAAATCGACGGCGGACGGTGGGAAAAGAGACGGCGGAGATGATTGAAGCTCGGTGGTGATTAAGACATGAAGGGAACAAGAATCTAGAAGTGATTAAAGGCGTTGAGAGATGATGGGCCACTACTAGcgacttcatcttcttcttcccccacGAAAACGGAACCTTTCGGatgttctttgttttgcttaCACGTCTCTCCTTTCTCTCCGTTGACGACAGACACAACACAATGGTTAACCACAACCcggtttgattttgtgtcttttttaaaatttcccgGTTTATTCtggttatttaaattttaatgtctTCGGTTTACAAACAAACAGACAGATTACATtacaatcaaaaacaaaaaaaaaaaagcaaaattacaaaatcaaagtcGATAATTTAACAGAAGATTCGTCGAAACTGTGCCGGGAAATTAATCGAAATGAGTACGGCGATCGACTCCGGCGCCGGAAACGAAGCAGAGGTACGATCCGAGAGAGGAAGCGAGGCGGCGGAGTTGGAGGAGAGGTATGCAGAAGATAAAATTGAGAACGGTGGCGCGAGGAAGTCTCTCCGGGTTACAAGCAACATATTGCCAGAGATCCGCCGATAGATTCACCGTCGTCTCCACCAATCGACTGTTCAACACCATTTTTATTTGTCTCAAAATTGCTCCCGGGAtcgagttttttgtttttttatattattgcaGAGAACTCAGAGTCTCAGAATCTTAAAATTTAGGAAACTTTGCAAAGAGAGCACCCTGTATTTTTACGAAATATTAACTTTTTCCTGAATCAATTTATTCACTACCATAATAACTTAGTGCCTTATTAGTGGTGTGTGTTAGTAACCGTGGTACCCTAGTATCAAATTCACAAGAACAATATTGGTAGGGCTCTTGTCGCTGTTGTATTGGATTTGAATAGATCATCCCAAATGGAATGACTTGTTTACTTACTTATTGGTGTGATTTACTTTAAAACAGATGTAAATGCAGTATTCTGATTTAGCTTTGTAAGACTGTGCTGTTTAATGACTTGTGTTTCAGACATTCAGTATAGAAAACTTGATAGGTTCcagaagaaagagatggagctatatatatgtcttcatAATTGAAACTCTTGGAAAAGTAAATATAACCAGAGAGAacaccaagaaaagaaaaggaacaaaaaaaaactaatcccaGCCGTTGGATTATATGGTGAAGGTGTTACTCGTTTTGAAGGAAACCTTTGTCTTCTAAATAAGAGATGACTTCTTCAGCCATAGCTACAGGGGAAGGACactctccttctttctctttcagcTCTATCTGTTATGTTTCACAAAAATATGCATACAAAGTCAGATTAACATATTTCACACACACGCAAGATAGTCTTTTAGTTAGCCATATTCTTGAagaagaatcatatatatattcacattgATCATACCTCACAATTCAAGGGAGATTCATACGGATCATCTATTCCCGTGAAACCTGAGAAAAAGggtatgaagaaaaaaaaggcaCTCTATATAAAGATTCAAATGATATGGAAGCAACTTTCTCTATTCTGTTTGTATGGAAGTTTATGTTATCTCACCTTTGATCTTTCCTGCACGGGCTAGCTTGTATAGGCCTTTAGGGTCTCTTGCTTCACACAATTGTAAAGACATGTTCATGTAAACCTGAAGAGTTTATGCCACAACATGAAACAAATATCATTAACTGAATGGGGGATACAAACTGTAAAGTCTGGTGTCAGATTAGCTTGCCTCGATAAAAGATGAATCCTGCATCATCTCCCTGCAGGCATCACGGTCTTTTCTATATGGTGATATGAGGCTGGCAATGCAGATCAAACCAGCATCCGCAAAGAGTTTTGCTACTTCTCCTGCGTTTCAACATACTGTATAAATGGTTTTCTTTCAATATTAACCAGAACCTATTTCAGCTTTCAGGTGTAAAACAATATGTATAAATCGATGGGGTCCTGGTAATATGTAAGCCTTAATTACTAATACAACCTTCTAAAGTATTAGCATTTCTATGAATGATTTCCTTAGGATTATGACTTTCACAAACCCAATTCAAAATGTAATATGTAACTATTGTACTTACCGACCCTGCGTATATTTTCAACTCTATCCTCTGCCTTGAAACCAAGATCTTTGTTCAAACCATGACGAAGATTGTCCCCATCAAGAATATATGATAGCTTTCCTCGGTTGTTAAGCTCTCTACTCAGCGAGCAAGCTAACGTGCTTTTCCCTGCACAATGTTTCAGGCTAAGAATTTAGAATATAGACAGAGacttatatgtatgtataacataagaaatttagacaGAAACAAGACATCTTAAGTAATCATCACAATGAGGAAGATTTATAAATAACCTGAGCCACTGAGCCCTGTGATCCACACCACACAACCCTTCTGGTTTAACAACTTCTGCCTTTCAGCTTTCCCAATGGGTGATTCTTGCCAAAATATGTTTGTCGAATTCCCAACTGTCGACATTCTCAAAACCCTGTCTGTTAATCTGATCTATCAccaaaattgtatatattcaACCTGCAAAGACACGTTCAAACAACATTAAAAGATGACCACTCTTCTCGAATAAATTCCAAAGGTAACAAAGACAAGTTCACAACAAGAGACACTGATTTCTCAATAGAGCAGAATAAAGATTCTTACAATCCAAGCCCCATAATGTTATGACTAGAAAATGTAATTCTTTTCATAAATCAATAGGTTCCTAAATCAGTGTCTCCAGAAGAAAGATCAACAAAACAACTTAAATTCAAATCCTTTTTGACAACCATGATTTATAAATCGGTCACCCTATAATTTACCGCAAGAgaatcaaagataaaaaaataaagagaaaaagatcacAGGAAAGAGGAACAAAATGTGTCCTTTCACATGGCATCAAgagaattaattaattaccttgGGAATCAAAATGGGCTCTGATTCTCAAATGACGGAAGAGTTTTGTTGAGCTCGTTCCTGTGTCTGTTTTGGaccttttgctttttttttccttttcctctcGAGTATCTTTGAGGGGGTCATTGTGAGAACCGACATTAATGGAGTGGCAGACAGATGGAGGGAAGAGAATAGGGGGGAGGGGAGGGGAGGGTGATCAGACGTTTAATTGAGCATCAACAAGTGTTTTGCTTTTCACTTAGAGATTGATGATGGGCTACAAAGCCCATAATGTTAACTGGCTTATCTTATGAAAAGTGAAAGACACGAGAGGGAGAAGCTCAAATGAAAATTTGAGATACTACATTTTAATTCAATGTGTTAAGTAATTAACGATAGATgggaacgaaaaaaaaaactatttacttattaaatcTCTGACCGTGTTTCTCTTTCTAAACAATCTCTATAATAATACTAATCTAAAAGtgcaaatgaaaatatatactttatttttgaaattttttgacacaactttaaaacttttataacaaGATTAGAGTCGGATCATCTGCAGCTCTCCAAACATGTCATcgggttttatttttgtcatctaattttttttttttttaaatcaagcgGACAATAAGGAAAATTAGggaattttctaaaaattgaaacaacaaaatcttcatcatttgtttttgaattagaaaacatatttagatttaatttgaaatcttctacaatcaaatcaaatgttaactattgttacaaaaatttcttacTAAATATAGTAGGAAAGATACTTATTAAAATTTCCTATATTTAATTATACAATTATTgcttttcatttgatttttttttggttcaaaagaCTGTTTTTCTGTTTCTAATGTATTCCATACACACATAATTTACGcattttaataatcaaatattttttgaaaaatataagtaTAATTGATATGAAAAGAATAACTGTCACCGCTATTATTTTCATTAcccaacaaaactatataatactaaagtattagattatttatatatgaaaaaaaaaacaaaattacaaagtcAAATGATCATTTACtaacatttaaaaatttaacaatatattatCAGTTTGTCCAGATACTCAGTGAAACCGTGAGCGTGACTCTGTTTGATGATATCGATTTGAGTAAGAGATTCTTTGCAGTATGGGCTTTGTATAGGATGTTAGTCTTTTTGGGTTCCTGTTTCCCTTCACTGGGTATGAAGTATCCATCATTGGCCATCTGTCATGATAAGTTCATTGACAGAGTTTTTAGAGCTCAAATCGGGTCGAAAGTTTATGGACAACATGAAGCAGCTGTTAGATTGTCGAAGTTTTATTCATATGTCGTGTTGTCTTGTGTTGGGTTTACCTGGGTTGGTCTTTTGTCTTTGGAGTCATGGTATAATGTGAAAGAAGTTGATGCTTTAAGCTCTAAGGTGGTTGAATTCGATGATCGTCTTAATCATGTTGAGGACTTTGTGGGTGAACAAGTCAAGAAGGAAGAACAATTGAAGAAGGTATTCACGGTTGACCATGCTTTGCTAGTGTTCCTTTATGGTACTACAAAAATGTGTAAGGTTTTTCCTTGTACGGCTTAATCACATTATCTTGTAATCGGTGTTGTTTCTTTGTGGGctgtaatcttttgttttcgtttaaAACATTGAAATCTTCCTTTTGTGGTCTGCGTTATCTCGAGTTAGTGActtggtatttgttatttaatatagtattttagtgATCTTACCTTACTCAAATGATCATTTACtaacatttaaaaatttaacaatatattatCAGTTTACATCAGACAGTGAAATCGATTTGACTGACATTGATCTGAGTATCAAATCGTTTGTTGCGCTTGGAGCTCTTCaggattttaaattatgtgaGTTCAACTTTTCCATCTGTTTGATGAAGTATGGTTTATTATTGCATGCATATATTCTTATTTTGCTCATTGATAATTTTGTGGCATATTTTTGCTTAATGTTAGTTTTGTTGAGTGattgttttgaagatttatgttaattacttaattttCGATTATGTTGTTATGAAGACTTTACATAAATAATATGTTAATCATTAAATTTCTGAtgttaaaaattatcaaaaaaaaaattgaaaaataagtAAACGAGTTCcataaatcttttaattttcttgttagAATTTGCAAACCGGTCAACAGATTAAATTAGGGGAAATAGGAACCGACATTAATGGAGTGGCAGAGACTTGGTCCCTAAAGACACGTTTAATTGAGCATTTAAGCATCAACTTAGAGATAAATGATGGGCTATAAAGCCCATAATGTTAACCGGCTTATCCGTTTAAGAAGGATAATTTATGGCCTTGAAttgattttttgaattttaggtTTGATATTAGACTtgtctattattttaaatatctgtTTGGGTTATTttcaatcaattattttaagaGAAAAAGGTAATATAAAAAGCTAAAgcataacattttttaaaatagtaaatccGTGACATTAGGCTATCATGAACAGGATTTTTCTATTGGGGGCACACTGTACGTTTATTAGTTTGTGTTTGACCAAAGAGGGTTAGATCAATTTTGGAAACACTAGAGGTTGATTATACgttcaaattaattttattacgAAATTGATATCTTCTTTTGGAAATTGATAGAGAAAGAAATCTTGGTGGAAATCCACGATAAATCAATTTATATTAGTGGAAGCATAAATCATGGGGAATCTTTTTTCCAAAAGATTCTTTCTTGATGGAATCTTGtaattgttttgtgtttcttgattTGTTGCATCCTCTCGTGTCGTCCTCTAATTCTGATTTGAGTATC
The Camelina sativa cultivar DH55 chromosome 15, Cs, whole genome shotgun sequence DNA segment above includes these coding regions:
- the LOC104744490 gene encoding adenylyl-sulfate kinase 3, producing MSTVGNSTNIFWQESPIGKAERQKLLNQKGCVVWITGLSGSGKSTLACSLSRELNNRGKLSYILDGDNLRHGLNKDLGFKAEDRVENIRRVGEVAKLFADAGLICIASLISPYRKDRDACREMMQDSSFIEVYMNMSLQLCEARDPKGLYKLARAGKIKGFTGIDDPYESPLNCEIELKEKEGECPSPVAMAEEVISYLEDKGFLQNE
- the LOC104744489 gene encoding uncharacterized protein LOC104744489, producing MKSLVVAHHLSTPLITSRFLFPSCLNHHRASIISAVSFPTVRRRFPPLAMASAAQSSSQAVSSGSVDSETDVFKLIQAHEEKAARLSPVEEIRTVLNGSLCGMLSTFSQKYEGYPSGSMVDFACDADGSPILAVSSLAVHTKDLLANPKCSLLIARDPEDRTGLRITVHGDAVLVSEKDQAAVRSAYLSKHPTAFWVDFGDFSFMRIEPKVVRYVSGVATAFLGSGEFSKEEFQAAKVDPIAQYAQPVTSHMNKDHEEDTKAIVHNITSIPVESALMLDLDSLGFNVKATLQGNTFKLRVPFPRRAQDRKDVKTLIVEMLQAAKSVSN